Proteins encoded together in one Panthera uncia isolate 11264 chromosome A2, Puncia_PCG_1.0, whole genome shotgun sequence window:
- the PLPPR2 gene encoding phospholipid phosphatase-related protein type 2 isoform X1 yields the protein MAGGRPQLKRSFSIIPCFVFVESVLLGIVVLLAYRLEFTDTFPVHTQGFFCYDSTYAKPYPGPEAASRVPPALIYALVTAGPTLTILLGELARAFFPAPPSTVPIIGESTIVSGACCRFSPPLRRLVRFLGVYSFGLFTTTIFANAGQVVTGNPTPHFLSVCRPNYTALGCPPPSPDRPGPDRFVTDQGACAGSPSLVAAARRAFPCKDAALCAYAVTYTAMYVTLVFRVKGSRLVKPSLCLALLCPAFLVGVVRVAEYRNHWSDVLAGFLTGAAIATFLVTCVVHNFQSRRPSGRRFSPWEDLGQAPTMDSPLEKLSVAQEPEACRPHSTPARLTPSKSQNCARRGHLIPSCVSSRAPAMCSSPRVPRPRLRSEPTPLPLPLPLPAPTPSQGPSPSSPGPGGPGGGGGRGRKLLLPTPLLRDLYTLSGLYPSPFHRDNFSPYLFASRDHLL from the exons ATGGCAGGAGGGAGACCTCAGCTGAAGAGGAGTTTCTCCATCATTCCCTGCTTTGTCTTCGTGGAG TCAGTGCTTCTGGGCATCGTGGTCCTGCTCGCTTACCGCCTGGAGTTCACGGACACCTTCCCCGTGCACACCCAGGGGTTCTTCTGCTATGACAGTACCTATGCGAAGCCTTACCCGGGGCCTGAGGCTGCCAGCCGAGTGCCTCCTGCTCTCATCTATGCCCTAGTCACTGCTGGGCCCACCCTCACG ATCCTGCTGGGGGAGCTGGCGCGTGCCTTTTTCCCCGCGCCACCCTCCACAGTCCCCATCATCGGGGAGAGCACCATCGTGTCAGGGGCCTGCTGCCGCTTCAGCCCCCCACTGCGGAGGCTGGTCCGCTTCCTGG gtgtCTACTCCTTCGGCCTCTTCACCACAACCATCTTCGCCAACGCTGGGCAGGTGGTGACTGGAAACCCCACACCGCACTTCCTGTCCGTGTGTCGCCCCAACTACACGGCCCTGGGCTGCCCACCGCCTTCGCCTGACAGGCCGGGGCCCGACCGCTTCGTCACCGACCAGGGTGCCTGTGCCGGCAGCCCCAGCCTGGTGGCCGCTGCGCGCCGTGCCTTCCCCTGCAAGGATGCTGCCCTTTGCGCCTACGCGGTCACCTACACGGCG ATGTACGTGACGCTTGTGTTCCGAGTGAAGGGCTCCCGCCTGGTCAAACCCTCGCTCTGCCTGGCCCTGCTGTGCCCCGCCTTCCTGGTGGGCGTGGTCCGCGTGGCCGAGTACCGCAACCACTGGTCTGACGTGCTGGCCGGCTTCCTGACAGGCGCTGCCATCGCAACCTTCCTG gtcACCTGCGTTGTACACAACTTCCAGAGCCGGCGGCCCTCTGGCCGAAGGTTCTCCCCGTGGGAAGACCTGGGCCAAGCCCCCACCATGGACAGCCCCCTCGAAAAGTTAAGTGTGGCCCAG GAACCCGAGGCCTGCAGGCCGCATTCGACACCGGCACGGCTCACCCCATCCA AGTCGCAGAACTGTGCCCGCCGTGGCCACCTGATCCCCAGCTGCGTGTCCTCCAGGGCTCCAGCCATGTGTTCGTCGCCCCGTGTGCCCCGCCCTCGATTGAGGTCTGAGCCGacgcccctgcctctgcccctgcccctgccagcaCCAACCCCCAGCCAGggcccctcaccctcctcccctgggcctggggggccgggtgggggtggTGGACGTGGTCGGAAGCTGCTTCTGCCCACACCCCTGCTTCGGGATCTGTACACCCTTAGTGGACTCTATCCCTCCCCCTTCCACCGGGACAACTTCAGCCCTTACCTGTTTGCCAGCCGTGACCACCTGTTGTGA
- the PLPPR2 gene encoding phospholipid phosphatase-related protein type 2 isoform X2 — MAGGRPQLKRSFSIIPCFVFVESVLLGIVVLLAYRLEFTDTFPVHTQGFFCYDSTYAKPYPGPEAASRVPPALIYALVTAGPTLTILLGELARAFFPAPPSTVPIIGESTIVSGACCRFSPPLRRLVRFLGVYSFGLFTTTIFANAGQVVTGNPTPHFLSVCRPNYTALGCPPPSPDRPGPDRFVTDQGACAGSPSLVAAARRAFPCKDAALCAYAVTYTAMYVTLVFRVKGSRLVKPSLCLALLCPAFLVGVVRVAEYRNHWSDVLAGFLTGAAIATFLVTCVVHNFQSRRPSGRRFSPWEDLGQAPTMDSPLEKNPRPAGRIRHRHGSPHPSRRTVPAVAT; from the exons ATGGCAGGAGGGAGACCTCAGCTGAAGAGGAGTTTCTCCATCATTCCCTGCTTTGTCTTCGTGGAG TCAGTGCTTCTGGGCATCGTGGTCCTGCTCGCTTACCGCCTGGAGTTCACGGACACCTTCCCCGTGCACACCCAGGGGTTCTTCTGCTATGACAGTACCTATGCGAAGCCTTACCCGGGGCCTGAGGCTGCCAGCCGAGTGCCTCCTGCTCTCATCTATGCCCTAGTCACTGCTGGGCCCACCCTCACG ATCCTGCTGGGGGAGCTGGCGCGTGCCTTTTTCCCCGCGCCACCCTCCACAGTCCCCATCATCGGGGAGAGCACCATCGTGTCAGGGGCCTGCTGCCGCTTCAGCCCCCCACTGCGGAGGCTGGTCCGCTTCCTGG gtgtCTACTCCTTCGGCCTCTTCACCACAACCATCTTCGCCAACGCTGGGCAGGTGGTGACTGGAAACCCCACACCGCACTTCCTGTCCGTGTGTCGCCCCAACTACACGGCCCTGGGCTGCCCACCGCCTTCGCCTGACAGGCCGGGGCCCGACCGCTTCGTCACCGACCAGGGTGCCTGTGCCGGCAGCCCCAGCCTGGTGGCCGCTGCGCGCCGTGCCTTCCCCTGCAAGGATGCTGCCCTTTGCGCCTACGCGGTCACCTACACGGCG ATGTACGTGACGCTTGTGTTCCGAGTGAAGGGCTCCCGCCTGGTCAAACCCTCGCTCTGCCTGGCCCTGCTGTGCCCCGCCTTCCTGGTGGGCGTGGTCCGCGTGGCCGAGTACCGCAACCACTGGTCTGACGTGCTGGCCGGCTTCCTGACAGGCGCTGCCATCGCAACCTTCCTG gtcACCTGCGTTGTACACAACTTCCAGAGCCGGCGGCCCTCTGGCCGAAGGTTCTCCCCGTGGGAAGACCTGGGCCAAGCCCCCACCATGGACAGCCCCCTCGAAAA GAACCCGAGGCCTGCAGGCCGCATTCGACACCGGCACGGCTCACCCCATCCA AGTCGCAGAACTGTGCCCGCCGTGGCCACCTGA